CGGCTTGCAAGTGTGTGAACTGACACCTAGAATCGCTGTGGAAGCATGCAGTTTACCTGGAGAATTTCACAAAGATCCAGCCGACAGGATCATTGTAGCTACTGCCCGGGTCTACAGTTCAAGAGTGATTAGCAAGGA
The DNA window shown above is from Deltaproteobacteria bacterium and carries:
- a CDS encoding PIN domain-containing protein, yielding GLQVCELTPRIAVEACSLPGEFHKDPADRIIVATARVYSSRVISKDQRIRNYPYVQSVW